The nucleotide sequence GCTCGGCATCGACGTGGCGCGCGTCGAGCGCAACGATATCCTGCGTTTCGATAACGAGCAGGATCCGGTCCAATTGCGCGCCCATATCGAGCGCGACGAATCCGTTTTCAACCCGAACAAGCATCGCATCAGCCTATTGACCAGCCTCAAGCCGAGGCCGGGCGAAGTGTGGATCGAGACGGTGGGCGGCGAGACAACCGTTGCGGGAATGCCGGCCCGGCGCTACGTTGGCTGGCGGCTCTTCAGCGGCGATTCGCACGCGTCGCGTGCGGTGCTCGACGCGGCGGTCGAATCGCTGCTCTGCAATCCGGCAATCGAAAGGGCAATTTACTAAGCTCATATGAAGCGCGCTTTTGTCGCAGCCGCCGTTGCGGCGTCCGCTCTCTTCTGGCTCGGCGCAACCGGGAATACCTCGGCTCCGAGCGACTACGCGGCGTTTACCGCTTCCGCGCACCAGCGCGCCGGGCTGTTTCCCATTTGGCAAAAAGACGGCGAGACGTATTTGGAGGTGGCGCCCAATCAGCTCGACGCCGACTTCCTCGAAACGATCGTGCCCGGCAACGGCATCGGTGACGCCCCGCTGTGGTGGGGCGATACGGATTATCTGCCGACCCAGGTGCTGCGGTTCGAGCGGCGCGGCGACAACATTGTCATGATCTGGCGCAACTGGTATGCGTACACCGGGTCGAACGCTGCCGCGGCCGCCGGCGTTGCCGGCAGTTTCCCCGACTCGGTGGTCGGCTTCGGAAAAATCGCGGCCGAGAATACGGCCAACGGCCACGTCGTCTTCGATCTCAAGTCGCTGCTCGAAGATAATCTCGACGTGCGAAACATCCTGGCCGGGCGCTCGATCGGCAAGAGTTACCATCTCGATCCGTCCACCTCGTACTTCGATTCGGTCAAGGCGTTTCCCGAGAACGATGTCTTCACGGTTTCGCAGACGTGGAGTACCGACGAGAGCCACAAGTACGATGCCGCGCCCGACGCGCGCCGCCTGCAGATTCGCGTCGTTTACAACTTCGTGCAGATCCCGCAGGACGACTATCGCAAGCGCCTGATGGACGACCGGATCGGATTGTACGACGACATCTACGTCGATTTTTCGACCGACACGCGCGAAACGCGGTTGCTGCCCTACATCATTCGCTGGGATTTCGCGCACCACCCAATGGTGTATTATCTGTCGAACAGCATCCCGCCGGAGTATCACGCCGCCATTCGCGACGCGCTGCTGGAGTGGAATATGGCGCTGCGGCGCGCCGGCACTCGCTACGGCGTGGAAGTCCGCGAACAGCCCAGCGACCCGAACTGGGACCCGGACGATTTCCGCTACAGCGTGGTTCGCTGGCTCGACGAAACGCGGCCGAGCTTCGGTGCGGACTCGCAAACCCTGTTCAATCCGATGACCGGCGAAGAGCTTCGCACCGGCATCCTCGTCTCTTCGGTTGTTGGCATGAACCCGCGTCTCACGTGGAAATATATGGTCGATCCGGTTCGCAACGGGCGCACGACCGATCCGATGCCGCCGAAGTTTTTGCACGACTCGATCTTTGCCACCATCCTGCACGAAGCCGGCCATAATCTCGGCATGCAGCACAACTTCATCGGGCACGAGGCGTACTCGGCAGAGCAGCTCCAGAGCATGGCGTTCACCCAGGCGCACGGCATTACGTCGAGCGCGATGGAGTACGCGCCGCTCAATCTCTGGCCGCAGCCCTACAAGCAAGGCGAATACTCGCAAACGACGGTCGGCCCGTACGACTACTATGCGATCCACTGGGGCTACGCGAGCGTTCCCGGCGCGCAAACGCCCGAGCAGGAAGTGCCGAGGTTGCGCACGTGGGCGCAGGGCTGGTCGAACCCGTGGACGCGTTACGCATCCGACGAAGACGTCGACTACGCGACCGGGCACGCGGCCGATCCGCGCGTCGAGCAGGGGATGCTCACCAACGATCCGATGGCGTGGTGCAACGTGCAGATGCAAATGTATCGCACGCAAATCGCGGCGCTTAATACGTACTGGCCGCAGGACGGCAACGCGTTCGAAGAAGAGCGCGGCTTTTTCAGTGCGATGCTGGGACGCTACTTGCGCTGTGCGGGCGTACCCGCGCACTATTTGGGCGGACAATATCTGTCGCGGGCGCACGCCGGCGATCCCTACGCCCAGGCGCCGATCGTTCCGGTGCCGCTAGGAACGCAACGCAAAGCGATGGGCGTGCTCGATGCCGCGCTCTTCAATCCAAGCGCGCTGGACATTCCGCCGGCGCTGCTGAACCGGCTTCCCTACTCGGAGTGGGCCGGATACGGATACACGAGTTGGGAAGGCTACGGCAATCTGCCGCTATGGGCGTACAACCCGCCCGAACGCCACGATTATCCGCTGGTCGAAACGATCAACCGCGCGCAGATGGGGGCGATCGGCTATCTGTTCCAACCGCTCGTTCTTCAGCGCATCGACGACAATCCGCTCGTGTCGACCGGACCGACGATGACGATGGCCGATCTCTTCGATTGGCTGCACGACGGCATTTTCAACAATCTGCGCGACCGCACGATTCCGCTGATCTCGCGGAATTTGCAGATCGAGTACGTCGACGCGCTGCAGAAGCTCGTGTCCAATCCACCCGAGGGAACGCCGCCGGATGCGACGGCGTTGGCACGCGCGGCACTCGCGCGGATCGCGCGCGATGCTTCATCGGTGTCGCACGCGTCGCACGATGCGGTCACGAGTGCGCATCTCGCAGAGCTCGCGCATAAGGCCAAATCCTAACCTGCCACCAGATCAAAAGAACGAACAACGGAACGAAGTCGAGGCACCGGCTCGCGAGGGTGACGACAGGTGACTCGTAGGCGGCGAGAATTTCCAGAAGCAGCAGAACGCCAAGAAATCCAATGGTGAGGTCGAGGTTACGGCGACCCTCGAACGTTAACCGCCGGGATAGCGCGACACGCCGAATAGCGATCCAGACCAGTGCCGGCAGCGTACCGAAATAGAGCAGCCCGTAGTACGGAAGAAGCAACAGGATCTCGAGGAGCGATATGCAGTCGTTTGCTCCGAGAATCGGCTCTGCCGCGGCGTACACCGCGAACAACGCAAAGGCGGCGAACGCAACCCATTCCCGCGGCCGAATTCTGTACATGCAGCTTCTAGAGCTGCTTTACGTAGACGATTGCGAGAACCGCAATCGCGGCGCCGCACTGCAGAGCCAAGACTTGGAGCGCGGCCTTCGTCTTGCCCGGCAGCCACCGTATGGCGAAGAACAGCACGATCGCGAGCTGGAGCGGCATCAGAATCTGAAACACGTGCGCCGCGGTCCCCTCGTCGGACTCGCGAGCGAGCGTGCCTTGCGCCAAGCTCGTCAGGAGAGCCGCGAGAAAACCCGCCGAGATCAAGAGAGGAAGAAAGCCTTCGGGGCGTTTGAGCAGCTTCCACATCGCAGCCATTGCAGGTCCTCCGGCTCTTGATCGAGCAATAACTTTGTGGTACAAAGATAAGCGACTTTGTACTGCAAAGTCAAGCGAGGAGAGCCATGGTGATGGAAATCGAGCGGGCGCTTTCCGATCTGGCCGAAGTCCGCGAACGGCTCGCGCGAGCGGAGCGGTTCGAGGGCTACTCGGGGCCGGCGTCGGTTGCCAGCGGGATTGTCGCCTTCATCGCGGGCGGCGTACAGCTCGCACGCGTTCCGCATCCCGCGACGCCGGCTGGATTTTCCGCGTATTTCGCGATCTGGATGACGTGCTTGGGTGTCGCGCTCCTCTTGAACTACGGCGCAGTCGCACTTTGGCTGCTGAAAAATCACCGGCCGAGCGCGCAGAGCCAGTTTCGCACGGCGGCGCTTTCGATCGCGCCGAGCGTGCTGCTCGGCGGGGCGCTGACGGCGGCGCTGTGGGCGCACGGCGACTACACGCTCGTTCCGGGTACGTGGTTCGCTTTTTACGCCGTCGGCTTGTTTGCGTCGCGCGGAAACATCCCGGCCGGCGCGCTGCCGGTCATGGTTGCCTTCGCCCTGCTCGCCGTCGCGTTTCTCGCAACGCCGTTGGAGGGCATCGCGCTGCGGTGGTGGGTGATGCCGCTCGGATTTGGCGCCGGACAACTCGCCATCGGTTACCTTCTTGCCCGCGAACGGAGCCTTCAGGATGCCTAACGACGACGCACCTTTTTCCTATCCCGGTCTCGAGCGGATCTTTCACGAGCGCGGACGCCTGGCGATCTGCACGTCGTTAGTCGCGCAGCCCGACGGACTGACGTTCGCGGAGCTGCAGGCGGCGTGCGACCTTACCGACGGCAATCTCAATCGTCACTTGCACGCGTTGGCCGAAGACGGCGTCGTCAAGGCCGAGAAGCAGCGTGGAAACGGCCGCCCGTCGACACTCTATCGCATCACCAAGAAGGGGCGTCAGCGCTTTCTCGCTTACGTCGACGAACTCGAATCGGTCGTGCGTGACGTTCAACAGCGCTCGAAAAGCGCCGCTCACGGGAAGTTAGCGACGACGTGACCCCGCGGCACGTTGCAATCATCATGGACGGCAACCGGCGCTGGGCCCGGGCGCGGGGGTTGCCCGCCATACTGGGTCACCGGTACGGCTTGACCGCTTTGCGGCGAACCGTGCACGCTGCCCGCGACGCGGGCGTAACGCTGCTCACCGCCTTTGCATTCTCGGACGAGAACTTTCAACGCTCGAG is from Candidatus Baltobacteraceae bacterium and encodes:
- a CDS encoding zinc-dependent metalloprotease, with amino-acid sequence MKRAFVAAAVAASALFWLGATGNTSAPSDYAAFTASAHQRAGLFPIWQKDGETYLEVAPNQLDADFLETIVPGNGIGDAPLWWGDTDYLPTQVLRFERRGDNIVMIWRNWYAYTGSNAAAAAGVAGSFPDSVVGFGKIAAENTANGHVVFDLKSLLEDNLDVRNILAGRSIGKSYHLDPSTSYFDSVKAFPENDVFTVSQTWSTDESHKYDAAPDARRLQIRVVYNFVQIPQDDYRKRLMDDRIGLYDDIYVDFSTDTRETRLLPYIIRWDFAHHPMVYYLSNSIPPEYHAAIRDALLEWNMALRRAGTRYGVEVREQPSDPNWDPDDFRYSVVRWLDETRPSFGADSQTLFNPMTGEELRTGILVSSVVGMNPRLTWKYMVDPVRNGRTTDPMPPKFLHDSIFATILHEAGHNLGMQHNFIGHEAYSAEQLQSMAFTQAHGITSSAMEYAPLNLWPQPYKQGEYSQTTVGPYDYYAIHWGYASVPGAQTPEQEVPRLRTWAQGWSNPWTRYASDEDVDYATGHAADPRVEQGMLTNDPMAWCNVQMQMYRTQIAALNTYWPQDGNAFEEERGFFSAMLGRYLRCAGVPAHYLGGQYLSRAHAGDPYAQAPIVPVPLGTQRKAMGVLDAALFNPSALDIPPALLNRLPYSEWAGYGYTSWEGYGNLPLWAYNPPERHDYPLVETINRAQMGAIGYLFQPLVLQRIDDNPLVSTGPTMTMADLFDWLHDGIFNNLRDRTIPLISRNLQIEYVDALQKLVSNPPEGTPPDATALARAALARIARDASSVSHASHDAVTSAHLAELAHKAKS
- a CDS encoding transcriptional regulator, with product MPNDDAPFSYPGLERIFHERGRLAICTSLVAQPDGLTFAELQAACDLTDGNLNRHLHALAEDGVVKAEKQRGNGRPSTLYRITKKGRQRFLAYVDELESVVRDVQQRSKSAAHGKLATT